One stretch of uncultured Desulfovibrio sp. DNA includes these proteins:
- a CDS encoding radical SAM protein — translation MLQAEQSGGVSASGTYGGYYSSWSADIPPELRWDSARLNEARELSWKIHGKKILFYLPGMYVRDGVQGQYPALSITGADCSQQCAHCGGKLLLNMPDVSSPQRLLQKCRDLVAQGAQGVLLSGGCNGRGQVPWQDFTDTIAAIKQETGLYVSVHCGMVDDRAALALRRAGVDQALLDVIGSEKTYASVYHLPDGPQLLEQSLEALAAAELPVVPHIVAGLHFGRFAGENHALEILARHPPELLVIVAYMNLAGTAMENVRQPDPRGVCGLVIRARELMPHSQISLGCARPRRDASALEILSLRAGINRMALPSHEAAALAARMGLQAEFRKTCCSVLLGAGTEGW, via the coding sequence ATGCTGCAAGCTGAACAATCTGGCGGTGTTTCCGCCTCCGGCACTTACGGCGGCTACTATTCATCGTGGTCGGCGGATATCCCCCCTGAACTGCGGTGGGATAGTGCGCGGCTTAATGAAGCGCGTGAACTTTCGTGGAAAATCCACGGCAAAAAAATACTGTTCTATCTGCCCGGCATGTATGTGCGTGACGGCGTGCAGGGGCAGTACCCGGCGCTTTCCATCACCGGGGCCGACTGCAGCCAGCAATGCGCCCACTGCGGCGGCAAGCTGCTGCTCAATATGCCTGACGTCAGCTCCCCCCAACGCTTGTTGCAAAAATGCCGCGATCTGGTGGCGCAGGGCGCGCAGGGGGTGTTGCTTTCCGGCGGCTGCAACGGGCGCGGGCAGGTGCCGTGGCAGGATTTTACCGACACCATTGCGGCCATAAAGCAGGAAACCGGGCTCTACGTTTCCGTGCACTGCGGCATGGTGGACGACCGCGCGGCTCTGGCCCTGCGCAGGGCTGGCGTGGATCAGGCGCTGCTTGACGTTATTGGCAGCGAAAAGACCTATGCCAGCGTTTACCATCTGCCGGACGGCCCCCAACTGCTGGAGCAAAGCCTTGAAGCTCTGGCTGCGGCGGAGCTGCCTGTGGTTCCGCACATTGTGGCAGGGCTGCATTTTGGGCGGTTTGCGGGCGAAAACCACGCGCTGGAAATTCTGGCGCGTCATCCGCCCGAGCTGCTGGTGATCGTGGCCTACATGAACCTTGCTGGCACAGCCATGGAAAACGTGCGCCAGCCAGACCCGCGCGGCGTGTGCGGCCTTGTGATCCGCGCGCGCGAGCTTATGCCCCACAGCCAGATAAGCCTCGGCTGCGCCCGCCCGCGGCGGGATGCAAGCGCGCTGGAAATTCTTTCGCTACGGGCAGGCATCAACCGTATGGCCCTGCCCTCGCACGAGGCCGCCGCACTGGCTGCCCGCATGGGCTTACAGGCGGAATTTCGCAAAACATGCTGCTCGGTGCTGCTGGGCGCGGGAACAGAGGGTTGGTAG
- a CDS encoding NAD(P)/FAD-dependent oxidoreductase, with the protein MRVLNCDVLVVGGGPAGSSAARAAALAGASVIVAERRRIVGRPVRCAEYIPAMLVGQANVGDEYIVQRTTGMRSFLHGRCIQDMSAPGCVIDREMFDQALARAAVSSGARILPGHAAVGREGGAGGRVLLSAPNSATVGVSAKVVIGADGPVSRVARWLGLPRPHCLPSIQVRLPLLEPLEHTHIYFDESIRAGYAWVFPKGNVANVGLGMLSTPGTPGLRWALRRFVRGMAGLGLVADRPLGLTGGWIPAGSPRPCVYGDTVLAGDAAGHTHPITGAGIFQAVVGGEMAGRWAAKAVLEGDLSLLLGYEEEWADFYGDALSHAHQRRLLWEAHTGALDKAINRFWIGFREYYAAS; encoded by the coding sequence ATGCGCGTACTCAACTGCGATGTTCTTGTGGTGGGCGGTGGCCCAGCCGGATCAAGCGCCGCGCGGGCCGCGGCTCTGGCTGGGGCTTCCGTAATTGTTGCCGAGCGGCGGCGTATCGTGGGCAGGCCCGTACGCTGCGCGGAATACATTCCAGCTATGCTTGTTGGGCAGGCCAACGTGGGGGACGAATACATCGTGCAGCGCACAACGGGCATGCGCAGCTTTCTGCATGGCCGCTGCATACAGGATATGAGCGCCCCTGGCTGCGTGATCGACAGGGAGATGTTCGATCAGGCCCTTGCCCGCGCCGCCGTGAGCAGCGGCGCGAGGATTCTTCCCGGTCACGCCGCTGTTGGCCGCGAAGGCGGCGCGGGCGGCAGAGTGCTGCTGTCCGCGCCGAACAGCGCCACTGTAGGCGTGTCGGCCAAGGTTGTTATTGGGGCTGACGGCCCTGTTTCGCGCGTGGCGCGCTGGCTGGGGCTGCCCCGCCCGCACTGCCTGCCGTCCATTCAGGTGCGCCTGCCCCTGCTGGAGCCTCTGGAACACACCCACATCTATTTTGATGAAAGCATCCGCGCTGGCTATGCCTGGGTTTTCCCCAAGGGCAATGTGGCAAATGTGGGCCTTGGCATGCTCTCCACCCCCGGCACACCGGGCCTGCGCTGGGCGTTGCGGCGCTTTGTGCGTGGCATGGCCGGGCTTGGCCTTGTGGCCGACAGGCCGCTGGGCCTCACAGGCGGCTGGATACCCGCAGGATCGCCCCGTCCTTGCGTGTATGGCGACACTGTGCTTGCAGGCGATGCCGCAGGGCACACCCATCCCATCACAGGGGCCGGTATTTTTCAGGCTGTGGTGGGGGGCGAAATGGCTGGCCGCTGGGCCGCCAAGGCTGTGCTGGAGGGCGATCTGAGCCTTCTGCTGGGCTACGAGGAAGAATGGGCCGATTTTTACGGAGACGCCCTGTCGCACGCGCACCAGCGCCGCCTGCTATGGGAGGCGCATACAGGCGCGCTCGACAAAGCCATCAACAGATTCTGGATAGGATTCAGGGAATACTATGCTGCAAGCTGA
- a CDS encoding DUF116 domain-containing protein has product MQWRLLDLPPLTAAENMALDEVLLEIRGSGRSQDTLRFLQFNPATVLVGFHQSIQEEIRLSYCREQGIDINRRITGGGGLLFDENQIGWELICDKAFFGVGIPNANLFRRLCEPTVTALRGMGIDAAFRPRNDIEVAGRKISGTGGTDCDAAFLFQGTLLVDFDVETMLKCLRVPVEKLKAKEIDSVKKRVTCLAWELGHVPASADIKAALADAFERHMGINLVPGGLTAEEEDLLAERLPYFQSQEWIDMVRPTYEKTEVVQGARKSPYGLVRVTMQLNMPRRVLKNVFITGDFLSFPARALFDLEAALRGQPLNTEHLCGIIHDFFNEGHIAIPDMNAEDICIPLRMAMEKAAIARHGIPIEHCNRIFTTNGNFDQVLAAGPQALLLPYCAKLKDCDLRFTKACRACGECSVGEAWALGHERKLRTVCITNFEDLMEELGRLKGQGVSAFIGCCCQPFYIKHAEDFDRMGLPGILIDIENTTCYELDQSEAAHQGQFRSQTSLNMPLLHSILRVAQQAQCHAGR; this is encoded by the coding sequence TGGTGGGTTTTCATCAGTCCATTCAGGAAGAAATCCGCCTTTCCTACTGCCGCGAACAGGGAATCGACATCAACCGCCGCATCACAGGCGGTGGCGGCCTGCTGTTTGATGAAAACCAGATCGGCTGGGAGCTTATTTGCGACAAGGCCTTTTTTGGCGTGGGCATCCCCAACGCCAATCTGTTCCGCCGTTTGTGCGAGCCAACCGTCACGGCTCTGCGCGGCATGGGCATTGACGCGGCATTTCGCCCCCGCAACGACATAGAAGTGGCTGGCCGCAAGATTTCCGGCACCGGCGGCACGGACTGCGACGCGGCATTTCTGTTTCAGGGTACGCTGCTGGTGGATTTTGACGTGGAAACCATGCTCAAATGCCTGCGCGTGCCTGTGGAAAAGCTGAAAGCCAAGGAGATTGATTCCGTCAAAAAGCGTGTCACCTGTCTGGCGTGGGAGCTTGGGCATGTACCCGCCAGCGCCGATATCAAGGCTGCCCTTGCCGATGCCTTTGAGCGGCACATGGGCATAAACCTTGTGCCCGGCGGCCTGACCGCCGAGGAAGAAGACCTGCTGGCCGAGCGGCTGCCCTATTTTCAGTCGCAGGAATGGATAGACATGGTGCGCCCCACCTATGAAAAAACAGAGGTGGTGCAAGGCGCGCGCAAATCGCCCTACGGCCTTGTTCGCGTGACCATGCAGCTCAACATGCCGCGCCGCGTGCTTAAAAACGTGTTTATTACCGGAGACTTTCTGTCTTTTCCCGCACGCGCCCTCTTTGACCTTGAGGCTGCCCTGCGCGGTCAGCCCCTGAATACGGAGCACCTCTGCGGCATCATCCATGACTTTTTCAACGAAGGGCATATCGCCATACCCGACATGAACGCGGAAGACATCTGCATTCCCCTGCGCATGGCCATGGAAAAAGCCGCCATTGCCCGCCACGGCATCCCCATTGAACACTGCAACCGCATCTTCACCACCAACGGCAACTTTGATCAGGTGCTGGCCGCCGGGCCGCAAGCCCTGCTGCTGCCCTACTGCGCCAAACTCAAGGACTGCGACCTCCGCTTTACCAAGGCCTGCCGCGCCTGCGGAGAGTGTTCCGTGGGCGAAGCCTGGGCTCTGGGGCATGAGCGCAAACTGCGCACGGTCTGCATAACCAATTTTGAAGATCTCATGGAAGAACTGGGCAGGCTCAAGGGGCAAGGCGTGTCCGCCTTCATCGGCTGCTGCTGCCAGCCCTTTTACATCAAACATGCGGAAGATTTTGACCGCATGGGCCTGCCCGGCATTCTCATAGATATAGAAAACACCACCTGCTACGAGCTGGATCAGAGCGAAGCCGCCCATCAGGGGCAGTTCCGCAGCCAGACAAGCCTGAACATGCCCCTGCTGCACTCCATTTTGCGTGTGGCGCAGCAGGCGCAATGCCATGCCGGGAGGTAG